One genomic segment of Spiroplasma endosymbiont of Poecilobothrus nobilitatus includes these proteins:
- the potA gene encoding spermidine/putrescine ABC transporter ATP-binding protein encodes METNILELRNISKQYEGKVVLKGINLNIKEGEFVTLLGPSGCGKTTTLRIIAGFEQPNSGELLFLGKDYLKTPVHKREVNTVFQNYALFPHLTVFDNIAYGLKVKRNKYDVIETEVNKFLQLVGLEGFEDKTVEQLSGGQRQRVALARALINKPKVLLLDEPMAALDVKLRKKMQSELKTLQGEIGITFILVTHDQEEALTLSDRIIVMNDGAIQQVGTPAEIYNEPENLWTAQFIGDSNIISNAIFIKDNLVEIDGKKIVCVDRGFGENEDQIDIIIRPEDIDIVQVGKGFFTGTVKIVNFKGVHWEIIVKCKEQKYLIHSTDRVEEGDQVDISWNVEDIHVMWKEIDD; translated from the coding sequence TTGGAAACAAATATTTTAGAGTTACGAAACATTTCAAAACAATATGAAGGAAAAGTGGTTTTGAAAGGAATTAACTTAAACATTAAAGAAGGAGAATTTGTCACATTACTAGGACCATCAGGATGCGGAAAAACAACAACATTAAGAATTATTGCTGGATTTGAACAACCTAATAGTGGGGAATTATTATTTTTAGGAAAAGACTATTTAAAAACGCCAGTTCATAAACGAGAAGTTAATACTGTTTTTCAAAATTATGCTTTATTTCCGCATTTAACTGTTTTTGATAATATTGCTTATGGTTTAAAAGTTAAACGCAATAAGTATGATGTTATTGAAACTGAAGTAAATAAATTTTTACAATTGGTAGGATTAGAAGGTTTTGAAGATAAAACAGTTGAACAATTATCGGGTGGTCAACGCCAGCGCGTTGCATTAGCACGAGCATTAATTAACAAGCCAAAGGTTTTGTTATTAGATGAACCAATGGCTGCATTAGATGTTAAGCTGCGAAAAAAAATGCAATCAGAATTAAAAACTTTGCAAGGAGAAATTGGAATTACTTTTATTTTAGTAACGCATGATCAAGAAGAAGCATTAACATTGTCTGATCGTATTATTGTAATGAATGATGGAGCAATTCAACAGGTTGGAACACCAGCGGAAATTTATAATGAACCAGAAAATTTATGAACAGCACAATTTATTGGTGACTCAAATATTATTTCAAATGCAATTTTTATTAAAGATAATTTAGTAGAAATTGATGGCAAAAAAATTGTTTGTGTTGACCGTGGATTTGGTGAAAATGAAGACCAAATTGATATTATTATTCGTCCTGAAGATATTGACATTGTTCAAGTTGGAAAAGGATTCTTCACAGGAACAGTTAAAATAGTTAATTTTAAAGGAGTTCATTGGGAAATTATTGTTAAATGTAAAGAACAAAAATATTTAATTCATTCAACAGATAGAGTTGAAGAAGGTGATCAAGTTGATATTTCGTGAAATGTTGAAGATATTCATGTTATGTGGAAAGAGATTGATGATTAA
- a CDS encoding TIGR00282 family metallophosphoesterase, translating to MNILMIGDIYAQAGRTAVNKYLPQIIKKYKLDLIITNGENTTHGKSLSKHHYNELKEMGINIITSGNHIFRNPEVLNYIEEVNDLLKPANMNSFTPGKGTVVVKNNNKKIRVTNLMGRSFMGPVDNPYTIFEEIINNDDSELHFVDFHAEASAEKLAFAWNYDGIITGFFGTHTHVQTADNRILPKGTAYITDVGMCGSYNSIIGANPEEIILKEKTGLPVRFEPAAENDKLIFSAVWLQVDDKTNQAVKIERILINPENETDFLG from the coding sequence ATGAATATTTTAATGATTGGTGATATTTATGCACAAGCTGGACGGACAGCTGTTAATAAATATTTGCCACAAATAATAAAAAAATATAAGCTTGATTTAATTATTACAAATGGTGAAAATACTACCCATGGGAAATCATTATCAAAGCATCATTATAATGAATTAAAAGAAATGGGGATTAATATTATTACTTCCGGAAATCATATTTTTCGTAATCCAGAAGTTTTAAATTATATTGAGGAAGTAAATGATTTATTAAAACCAGCAAATATGAATTCGTTTACACCGGGGAAAGGAACAGTTGTTGTTAAGAATAATAATAAAAAAATTCGTGTGACTAATTTAATGGGTCGTAGTTTTATGGGACCAGTAGATAATCCATACACAATTTTTGAAGAAATTATTAATAATGATGATAGTGAGCTTCATTTTGTTGATTTTCATGCCGAAGCTAGTGCAGAAAAATTAGCTTTTGCTTGGAATTATGATGGTATTATTACTGGTTTTTTTGGAACGCACACTCATGTTCAAACAGCAGATAATCGAATATTACCAAAAGGAACAGCATATATTACTGATGTTGGGATGTGTGGTAGTTATAATTCAATTATTGGTGCAAATCCAGAAGAAATTATTCTTAAGGAAAAAACTGGTTTACCAGTGCGTTTTGAACCAGCAGCTGAAAATGATAAATTAATTTTTTCAGCAGTATGATTACAAGTAGATGATAAAACTAACCAAGCAGTGAAAATTGAACGAATTTTAATTAATCCAGAAAATGAAACTGATTTTTTAGGATAA
- a CDS encoding HAD family hydrolase, whose protein sequence is MKYKLIALDLDGTTASRNRISKQNVAAIKWALAKGIKVIIATGRSIGAIRKVAKKLGIIENKMPVIGFNGGIIYDFAKEKIIQQNVFSNDELINVFYLANECKIQLWAYSVKNEHFAYVNTKHSLMTKWMSFHTKRKIILVHDPTTLYDQSYKFVVSGKKENVLKFKAKLLVKYEFNIFDWSYLPSQSLNLEISPKGSDKKDALEYLAKIYNIQPAEVIAMGDGSNDYEMLKWAGVGIAMGNAKADIKTISDDTTAHYRRSGVAKAINKYFKK, encoded by the coding sequence ATGAAGTATAAGTTAATTGCTCTTGATTTGGATGGTACAACAGCAAGTAGAAATCGAATTTCAAAGCAAAATGTTGCAGCAATTAAGTGGGCATTGGCAAAAGGGATTAAAGTGATTATTGCAACTGGGCGTAGTATTGGTGCAATTAGAAAAGTTGCAAAAAAATTAGGCATTATTGAAAATAAAATGCCAGTAATTGGTTTTAATGGTGGCATAATTTATGATTTTGCGAAAGAAAAAATTATTCAACAAAATGTTTTTTCTAATGATGAATTAATCAATGTTTTTTATCTTGCTAATGAGTGTAAAATTCAATTATGAGCATATTCAGTTAAGAATGAACATTTTGCTTATGTTAATACTAAGCATAGTTTGATGACTAAATGAATGAGTTTTCACACAAAACGAAAAATAATATTAGTGCATGATCCTACTACTTTATATGACCAATCTTACAAGTTTGTTGTTAGTGGTAAAAAAGAGAATGTTCTAAAATTTAAAGCAAAACTTTTAGTAAAATATGAATTTAATATTTTTGATTGGTCATATTTGCCAAGCCAAAGTTTAAATTTAGAAATTAGTCCAAAGGGTAGTGACAAAAAAGATGCCTTAGAATATCTTGCTAAAATATATAATATTCAACCAGCAGAAGTGATTGCAATGGGTGATGGTTCAAATGATTATGAAATGTTAAAATGAGCTGGCGTTGGAATTGCGATGGGAAATGCTAAAGCGGATATTAAAACTATTTCTGATGATACAACTGCCCATTATCGTCGCTCAGGAGTAGCAAAAGCAATTAATAAATATTTTAAAAAATAA
- a CDS encoding zinc-binding dehydrogenase — MGCVTHCNICQWCEQKAFANCTNGGFILVTKINGTHAEYVRVPYGEKSVIKIPKTMNLTDAPMLSDVLPTGYENVIKKIDLKQINNIAIIGDGPIGLGILLLLNKYNKKIDIYGHHSQKLNYFKKMGAHKIYYSTLTTFDIKYDLVIECVGNDRGTFEQAQQMINFNGTIITIGVFKKPVVFNLQQLWNQNITIHTGILNCYTLKELVLKIENKEIIPKYLVSKTFNKNEVLKAYETFMETDIFKVVVKL, encoded by the coding sequence ATTGGATGTGTTACTCATTGTAATATTTGTCAATGATGTGAACAAAAAGCATTTGCTAATTGTACTAATGGTGGTTTTATTTTGGTAACTAAAATTAATGGAACGCATGCTGAGTATGTTCGTGTTCCTTATGGGGAAAAAAGTGTTATTAAAATTCCAAAAACAATGAATTTAACTGATGCACCAATGTTAAGCGATGTGTTACCAACAGGATATGAAAATGTTATTAAAAAAATTGATTTAAAACAAATTAATAATATTGCTATTATTGGTGATGGGCCAATTGGTTTAGGCATTTTATTATTATTAAATAAATATAATAAAAAAATTGATATTTATGGTCATCATAGCCAAAAATTAAATTATTTTAAAAAAATGGGGGCGCATAAAATTTATTATAGTACTTTAACTACTTTTGATATTAAATATGATTTAGTAATTGAATGTGTAGGTAATGACCGGGGTACTTTTGAACAGGCACAACAAATGATTAATTTTAATGGTACAATTATTACAATTGGTGTTTTTAAAAAACCAGTTGTCTTTAACTTACAACAATTATGAAATCAAAATATTACTATTCATACCGGAATTTTAAATTGTTATACTTTAAAAGAACTTGTATTAAAAATTGAAAATAAAGAAATTATTCCGAAGTATTTAGTATCAAAAACTTTTAATAAAAATGAAGTGTTAAAAGCATATGAAACTTTTATGGAGACAGATATTTTTAAAGTTGTTGTGAAATTATAA
- the ftsY gene encoding signal recognition particle-docking protein FtsY — MGFFQKLKAKREEKKQIKLEKALRKTRLIFSNDIKKLAHKYKEYDDKYLEELEEILIASDMGMNMVLQITNQIRKKVRKGWSIEDTNDYLVEVIMDLYNDPKSKQNKLNIKDQRLNVILMVGVNGAGKTTTIAKLTKQFIDQKKKVLLVAGDTFRAGAVEQLNQWAERLDVNIVKPLKEGQDPASVIYDGIVKGKKEQVDIIIIDTAGRLQNKVNLMNELNKINRIIKREIPDAPHETLLVIDGVTGQNGISQAKNFSEVTDVSGIVLTKMDGTAKGGVVLAIKDQLNIPVKLIGLGEQPTDLQEFDIEQYIYNLTKDLFNKNEVEIE; from the coding sequence ATGGGTTTTTTTCAAAAATTAAAAGCAAAACGTGAAGAAAAAAAACAAATTAAATTAGAAAAGGCTTTACGAAAAACACGTTTAATCTTTTCTAATGATATTAAAAAATTAGCACATAAGTATAAAGAATATGATGATAAATACTTAGAAGAATTAGAAGAAATTTTAATTGCAAGTGATATGGGAATGAATATGGTTTTACAAATTACTAATCAAATTCGTAAAAAAGTACGAAAAGGTTGAAGCATTGAAGACACGAATGATTATTTGGTTGAAGTAATTATGGATTTATATAATGACCCAAAAAGTAAACAAAATAAATTAAATATTAAAGACCAGCGATTAAATGTTATTTTAATGGTTGGTGTTAATGGCGCCGGTAAGACAACAACTATTGCTAAATTAACAAAACAATTTATTGACCAAAAGAAAAAGGTCCTATTAGTTGCTGGTGATACTTTTCGGGCAGGGGCGGTTGAACAATTAAACCAATGAGCAGAACGTTTAGATGTTAACATTGTTAAACCGTTAAAAGAAGGTCAAGATCCAGCTAGTGTTATTTATGATGGAATAGTTAAAGGAAAAAAAGAACAAGTTGATATTATTATTATTGATACAGCTGGGCGTTTACAAAATAAAGTTAATTTAATGAATGAATTAAATAAAATTAATCGTATTATTAAACGCGAAATTCCCGATGCTCCACATGAAACCTTATTAGTAATTGACGGGGTTACTGGTCAAAATGGTATTTCGCAAGCAAAGAATTTTTCGGAGGTAACCGATGTTAGCGGGATTGTTTTAACAAAAATGGATGGTACGGCTAAGGGGGGCGTTGTTTTAGCGATTAAGGATCAATTAAATATTCCCGTTAAGTTAATTGGCTTGGGTGAGCAACCAACTGATTTACAAGAATTTGATATTGAGCAATATATTTATAATTTGACCAAAGATTTATTTAACAAGAATGAAGTGGAAATAGAATAA
- the ylxM gene encoding YlxM family DNA-binding protein codes for MKDLEKSNELILLYELYRELLTTKQREYFELYFFDDYSLSEIAGLKNVSRNAVYDSLVKITNALHKFENNLQLGYKQHQRGIIYQEFENIKECAGLIKKLKKIDSD; via the coding sequence ATGAAAGATTTGGAAAAATCAAATGAGTTAATTCTTTTATATGAATTATATCGGGAATTATTAACAACAAAGCAAAGAGAATATTTTGAATTATATTTTTTTGATGATTATTCATTAAGTGAAATTGCGGGGTTAAAAAATGTTTCGCGTAATGCTGTTTATGATTCATTGGTAAAAATTACAAATGCTTTGCATAAATTTGAAAATAACTTACAATTAGGTTATAAGCAGCATCAACGAGGTATCATTTATCAAGAATTTGAAAATATTAAGGAATGTGCTGGGTTAATAAAAAAATTAAAAAAAATTGATAGTGATTAA
- the potB gene encoding spermidine/putrescine ABC transporter permease, with product MENKNIYAKKGKGWFKKQGSKIKSISQHFAAWCRTKYLNISYHAKQNKWFKRGLNPILWPHLIIMILLIVVPLLIILLYSFIQPTGNSLVFEINFKNFVTFFSEQKFVIALFLALGYSLIAALIAIVIAYPVAYVMAFCKSKLLSKNIWILVTLPIWINMLLKIIGLQTMFNIIAPSLLGTPISVVIGMVYAFLPFVILPIYNSLDKIDTSLIEASKDLGANGFKTFWKVIFRQSIPGIIAGGTLLLVQAATSLIIVKFMGNGRINLIVDVIEAYFFKGENFGIGAAISVVLSLIVFLIIVLSNSLSKYFETRKGRRNEKVF from the coding sequence ATGGAAAACAAAAATATTTATGCAAAAAAAGGTAAAGGATGATTTAAAAAACAAGGTAGTAAAATTAAATCAATTAGTCAACATTTTGCCGCTTGATGCCGAACAAAATATTTAAACATTTCTTATCATGCAAAACAAAACAAATGGTTTAAAAGAGGACTCAATCCAATTTTATGGCCACACCTTATTATTATGATTTTATTAATTGTTGTACCATTATTAATTATTTTATTATATTCTTTTATCCAACCAACGGGAAATAGTTTAGTTTTTGAAATTAATTTTAAAAATTTTGTAACTTTTTTTTCAGAGCAAAAATTTGTTATTGCATTATTCTTAGCTTTAGGATATTCATTAATTGCGGCCTTAATTGCAATTGTGATTGCTTATCCAGTTGCTTATGTGATGGCATTTTGTAAATCAAAACTATTGTCAAAAAATATTTGAATTTTAGTAACCTTACCAATTTGAATTAATATGTTACTAAAAATTATTGGATTACAAACAATGTTTAATATTATTGCTCCAAGTTTACTTGGAACACCAATTTCGGTTGTTATTGGAATGGTGTATGCATTTTTACCATTTGTAATTTTACCAATTTATAATAGTTTAGATAAAATTGATACATCATTAATTGAAGCTTCAAAAGATTTGGGAGCAAATGGTTTTAAAACATTTTGAAAAGTTATTTTTCGTCAATCAATCCCAGGAATTATTGCAGGTGGAACATTATTATTAGTGCAAGCAGCAACTTCGTTAATTATTGTTAAATTTATGGGAAATGGTCGAATTAATTTAATTGTTGATGTAATTGAAGCATATTTCTTTAAAGGAGAAAACTTTGGAATTGGCGCAGCAATCTCAGTTGTCTTATCCCTTATTGTTTTTTTAATTATTGTGCTATCAAATTCATTATCAAAATATTTTGAAACAAGAAAGGGGCGTCGCAATGAAAAAGTTTTTTAA
- a CDS encoding serine aminopeptidase domain-containing protein: MTSLIKTNVIIIVVCIILGIFLCCYFFLRCYRLLSKKTKRGEIQLPEYIEHKNFITSDQYELSTLVTIDKAGQDIILAVHDLYGSKENFAGLINNEIWANHKVSVIAFNQRNVVDNVPTSIKNVGVLVNDIIDVITALKNKYEQQRIVLLLEGFSCGLINLLLKQKQLIEKVIFVNPITNLNGIRFSMISKIGIGFGFLFNLNKTLKIHIDYQLLSQNKDYSTLMMEKEQTYFLNQILQFNYLNKKIVKQINNIKVKTLILQAEADKFYDAKQVTLINNGLVKIKKIETAKHYLFTNQNISAEIITEIINLN; encoded by the coding sequence ATGACTAGTTTAATTAAAACGAATGTAATCATTATTGTTGTTTGTATTATTCTAGGAATTTTTTTGTGTTGTTATTTTTTTCTACGTTGTTATCGTCTTTTAAGCAAGAAAACAAAACGAGGAGAAATTCAATTACCTGAATATATCGAACATAAAAACTTTATTACTTCTGATCAATATGAATTATCAACATTAGTAACAATTGATAAAGCTGGTCAGGATATTATTTTAGCAGTTCATGATTTATACGGCAGTAAGGAAAATTTTGCTGGTTTAATTAATAATGAAATATGAGCTAATCATAAAGTTTCAGTAATTGCTTTTAATCAACGCAATGTCGTAGATAATGTGCCAACTAGTATTAAAAATGTTGGAGTTTTAGTGAATGATATTATTGACGTAATTACAGCTTTAAAAAATAAATATGAACAACAAAGAATTGTTTTATTATTAGAAGGATTTTCATGTGGTTTAATTAATTTGTTATTGAAACAAAAACAATTAATTGAAAAAGTTATTTTTGTTAATCCAATTACAAATTTAAATGGAATAAGATTTTCAATGATTAGTAAAATTGGGATTGGATTTGGTTTTTTATTTAATTTAAACAAAACTCTTAAAATTCATATTGATTATCAACTTTTAAGTCAAAATAAAGACTATAGTACTTTAATGATGGAAAAAGAACAAACTTATTTTTTAAATCAAATTTTACAATTCAATTATCTTAATAAAAAGATAGTAAAACAAATTAATAATATTAAAGTAAAAACTTTAATATTACAAGCAGAGGCTGATAAATTTTATGATGCAAAACAAGTAACTTTAATTAATAATGGACTAGTTAAAATAAAAAAAATTGAGACAGCAAAACATTACTTATTCACTAATCAAAATATTAGTGCTGAAATTATTACCGAAATAATTAATTTAAATTAA
- a CDS encoding XRE family transcriptional regulator: MLLGEKIKLLRQKNNLTIEELANRCELTKGFISQLERDISSTSIETLESILEVLGTNLADFFKQEKNRKFVYAAEEHYEVEQNDYRIEWLVPNAQVNELEPILIKIKPQGETERILPFEGQIFGYVLKGTVLVYYGQKVQTAHTRDSFYLYGNNQHYLKNETNEIVEVLWISTPPIF; the protein is encoded by the coding sequence ATGCTACTAGGAGAGAAAATTAAACTATTACGTCAAAAAAATAATTTAACAATTGAAGAATTAGCAAATCGTTGTGAATTAACGAAAGGATTTATTAGCCAACTTGAACGCGATATTTCTTCTACGAGTATTGAAACACTAGAAAGTATTTTAGAAGTTTTAGGCACCAACTTAGCAGATTTTTTTAAACAAGAAAAAAATAGAAAATTCGTTTATGCAGCAGAAGAACATTATGAAGTTGAGCAAAATGATTATCGAATTGAATGATTAGTTCCTAATGCGCAAGTAAATGAATTAGAACCAATTTTAATTAAAATAAAGCCGCAAGGAGAAACAGAACGGATATTACCATTTGAGGGTCAGATTTTTGGTTATGTTTTAAAAGGGACAGTGTTAGTTTATTATGGGCAAAAAGTACAAACAGCACATACTCGTGATAGTTTTTATTTATATGGTAATAATCAACACTATTTAAAAAATGAAACAAATGAAATTGTTGAGGTATTATGAATTTCAACACCACCAATATTTTAA
- the metK gene encoding methionine adenosyltransferase, with the protein MGKERILFTSESVSEGHPDKICDQISDAVLDACLKEDPLSRVACECFITTNRVIIGGEITTKAKVDYVNVARKVLKEIGYNDAEWGIDWQTCEVEILVKTQSPDISLGVDKAGAGDQGIMFGYATNESDNYMPLAISIAHALVKRASMLRKKGMFIGARPDMKSQVTLDLTNVKHIYIDTILMSIQHDEDIDEAKFKHFVITGIMEPVVQEFKMNLDFKVLINPTGRFVIGGPKGDAGLAGRKIIVDTYGGYARHGGGAFSGKDGTKVDRSAAYMARYVAKNIVAAGLSERCEIQLSYAIGVAEPISIFVETFGTNFVANDIILKAIKENFDFRPQGMIETLDLQKPIYQQTATYGHFGRYHTELPWEKLDKVQSLIKYLPVV; encoded by the coding sequence ATGGGAAAAGAGCGAATTTTATTTACATCAGAATCAGTATCAGAAGGACACCCTGATAAGATTTGTGATCAAATTTCAGATGCTGTTTTAGATGCATGCTTAAAAGAAGACCCTTTATCACGGGTAGCATGTGAATGCTTTATTACAACCAACCGGGTTATTATTGGCGGTGAGATTACTACAAAAGCAAAAGTTGATTATGTTAATGTGGCGCGTAAGGTGTTAAAAGAAATTGGTTATAATGATGCAGAATGAGGAATTGATTGACAAACTTGTGAAGTTGAAATATTAGTTAAAACACAATCACCAGATATTTCTCTTGGCGTTGATAAAGCTGGAGCTGGTGATCAAGGAATCATGTTTGGTTATGCAACAAATGAATCAGATAATTATATGCCGTTAGCAATTTCTATTGCTCATGCTTTAGTAAAGCGAGCAAGTATGCTACGTAAAAAAGGAATGTTTATTGGGGCACGACCAGATATGAAATCACAAGTAACATTAGACTTAACTAATGTTAAACATATTTATATTGATACAATCTTAATGTCAATTCAGCATGATGAAGATATTGATGAAGCTAAATTTAAACATTTTGTTATTACGGGAATTATGGAACCAGTTGTGCAAGAATTTAAAATGAATTTAGATTTTAAAGTTTTAATTAATCCAACTGGTCGATTTGTAATTGGTGGACCAAAAGGTGATGCTGGGTTAGCGGGGCGAAAAATTATTGTTGATACATATGGTGGCTATGCACGGCATGGCGGTGGTGCTTTTTCGGGAAAAGATGGAACAAAAGTTGATCGTTCAGCAGCATATATGGCCCGTTATGTTGCAAAGAATATTGTTGCGGCAGGATTAAGTGAACGATGTGAGATTCAATTATCTTATGCGATTGGAGTTGCTGAACCAATTTCAATTTTTGTTGAAACATTTGGAACTAATTTTGTTGCAAATGATATTATATTAAAGGCGATTAAAGAAAATTTTGATTTTCGTCCCCAAGGAATGATTGAAACATTAGATTTACAAAAACCAATTTATCAACAAACGGCAACTTATGGGCATTTTGGTCGTTACCACACTGAACTACCATGAGAAAAATTAGATAAAGTTCAAAGTTTAATAAAATATTTACCAGTTGTTTAA
- a CDS encoding IS1/IS1595 family N-terminal zinc-binding domain-containing protein, producing MEKIIEELINSLTDDQFLEFHEKVKKEAELIKKQKRLNEIDQKFRDKGIKCPNCQSFYCVKNRHNPEGKQKYLCKKCRASFDAFRDHFTYWSHLSYEQWNLLIQISLLGQSSKMISHFIKTSPKTAWYNRQKIMKSKQLENTKLKFKTLNGQIQIVETFIKEIHKGNFKDKFDKIKIHLDSFSTNTKCCIQMAVDSNNNIYVKSTNTKRLQKQWIIENINKQLIKENSIIISDMQPLYLLVAKQTNSILLATKNNTNPDASYRKLNKISKLQSNLKESLIHYHGLGFTNIQNYLNLWKWKYQHKGLTPNQQSSVLYFNV from the coding sequence ATGGAAAAAATAATTGAAGAATTAATAAATAGTTTAACAGATGATCAATTTTTAGAATTTCATGAAAAAGTCAAAAAAGAAGCAGAATTAATTAAAAAACAAAAACGATTAAATGAAATTGATCAAAAATTTAGGGATAAAGGTATTAAATGTCCTAATTGTCAATCTTTTTATTGTGTTAAAAATCGTCATAATCCTGAAGGAAAACAAAAATATTTATGCAAAAAATGTCGTGCTAGTTTTGATGCTTTTCGTGATCATTTTACGTATTGAAGTCATTTAAGTTATGAACAGTGAAATTTATTGATTCAAATTTCATTATTAGGGCAATCTAGTAAAATGATTTCCCACTTTATTAAAACATCACCGAAAACCGCTTGATATAATCGCCAAAAAATAATGAAATCAAAACAATTAGAAAACACCAAATTAAAATTTAAAACGTTAAATGGCCAAATTCAAATCGTTGAAACATTTATTAAAGAAATCCACAAAGGTAATTTTAAAGATAAATTTGATAAAATAAAAATTCATCTTGATTCATTTTCAACCAACACTAAATGTTGTATTCAAATGGCTGTTGATAGCAATAATAATATTTATGTTAAATCAACCAACACAAAAAGATTACAAAAACAGTGAATTATTGAAAATATTAATAAACAATTAATCAAAGAAAATTCAATTATTATTTCTGACATGCAACCATTATATTTATTAGTAGCAAAACAAACAAATTCTATTTTATTAGCAACTAAAAATAATACAAATCCTGATGCTAGTTATCGGAAGTTAAATAAAATTAGTAAATTACAATCAAATCTTAAAGAATCCTTAATTCATTATCATGGCTTAGGTTTCACGAACATTCAAAATTATTTAAATCTATGAAAATGAAAATACCAGCATAAAGGTTTAACGCCAAACCAACAATCATCGGTATTATATTTTAACGTATAA